Sequence from the Janthinobacterium lividum genome:
AGCTGGGAGAGCGCTTGCATGGCATGCAAGAGGTCAGCGGTTCGATCCCGCTTACCTCCACCAACAGCGCAGAAACTGGTAGGTAAGGTAGTGAATAAATCAAAGTCGCCTCGAGCGGCTTTTTTTATTGGCGTCAGTGATTCCTTCGCTCGGGGGAGGTATGGCTAAGCTGTTAGTGCGCTTGCATGGCATGCAAGAGGTCAGCGGTTAGCTCCCGCAAACCTCCACCAACAGCGCAGAAACTGGTAGGTAAAATAGTGAATAAATCAAAGTCGCCTCGAGCGGCTTTTTTTGTGCCTATTGGTTGCATGGATATAACTGACAGTGATTTGCGGAGTGGTTACATTTAGCAGGCTGCTTGATTGCATCAAGCCTGCGGATAAAAAATGGACCATTACATTGAGGAGACAGGATGCACCGCGTATTTGCCAGTTTTTTTCTTGCCGCCGTTATGCACGTTCCCGCGCATGCGGAGGCGCCGCCTGCGGCGAAATTCGATCCTGGTGCGCTGAAGTTGCAAAAGGGCCCGTTCAATGACGTGCTGGTGCTCGGCTCGCCCCATTTGGCGCAATTGCCAAAATCGTTTGATCCGTCTCAATTGAGCTTGCTCAACGAGCGCCTGGCGGACTGGCGGCCGGATGCGATCGCGATCGAGGCGCTTTCCGGTTTGCAGTGTGCTTACCTGCGCGCCTATCCGCAGCGCTATGGCGATACGGTGAAGGCGTATTGCTATGACACTTCCGTCGCGCAGGCCGCCACGGGGCTCGATGTGGTCGCGGCCACGGCGCAGGCGGAGGGTTTGCTGGCCGCCTGGCCGGCGGCGCCGTCTGCCGCGCAGCGGCGTACATTGGCCTCCCTGTTCCTGGCCGGTGGCGAGCGCGCATCGGCGCTGGTGCAGTGGCTGCGTCTGCCTGTCGAGGAGCGGCGCGCCGGTGACGGCGTGAGCGAGCCCTTGGCTGCAAACCTCAATTCCCTGCTGATGCAGCGCAACGAGAGCTATCAGATCGCTGCCGTGCTGGCGGCGAAGAGCGGGCACGAGCGGGTGCATGGCATGGATGACCATACGTCCGATATGCCTGTTGACGATGAAAAGGCTTATGCCAAGGCGATCAGGGCGGCCTGGAATAACTCCTTTTCGGCCGAGCGCAAGCGCATCCATGCCGGGTTTGAGGAGCAATTGACGACGCCTGCCGGTGTGCTG
This genomic interval carries:
- a CDS encoding DUF5694 domain-containing protein is translated as MHRVFASFFLAAVMHVPAHAEAPPAAKFDPGALKLQKGPFNDVLVLGSPHLAQLPKSFDPSQLSLLNERLADWRPDAIAIEALSGLQCAYLRAYPQRYGDTVKAYCYDTSVAQAATGLDVVAATAQAEGLLAAWPAAPSAAQRRTLASLFLAGGERASALVQWLRLPVEERRAGDGVSEPLAANLNSLLMQRNESYQIAAVLAAKSGHERVHGMDDHTSDMPVDDEKAYAKAIRAAWNNSFSAERKRIHAGFEEQLTTPAGVLAIYRAYNGRAEADLAFRGDFGAALEEPSPQRYGRNYVASWEVRNLRMASNIREIMAARPGMRVLVIVGASHKGYLEAYLNQMHDVRITSTDDILR